GCGGTGGTCACGATCTCGACCCTGGTGATCGTCTATCCAGTTGCCTACTATGTAGCGAAAGTCGTGCAGCCGAAGAACCGGATGCGCGCCCTGTTGCTGCTGCTCATACCCTTTTGGGCCGGTGAACTGATCCGCACCTTCTCGGTCATCATGCTGCTTGCCAATCGCGGAGCGCTGAATGTGCTTCTGAGAGAGTTCGGTTTCATCGACCGGCCGATCCCGATGCTTTACACCTTCTTCTCGCTGAGCTTCGGCGTCATCTACCTGCTTGCGCTCTACATGCTCCTGCCGCTCTATTCGGCGATCGAGAAGATCCCGACGCCGCTGATCCAGGCGGCCGCCGATCTCGGGGCCGGACCCTTCCAGCGGTTCCGCCGGGTCATCCTGCCGCTCTCCAAGGATGGCATCGTCTCCGGTTGCAGCCTCGTCTATCTGACCGCCGTCGGCGTCTTCGCCGCGCCGCTGCTGCTCGGCGGTCCCAATTCGGTCATCTTCCCCGAAGTCATCGCGACTCTGTTTCACGGGTCGAACGACAAATGGCCGGAGGGCGCCGCCTTTTCGATGATCATGCTCGTGGTGTCGCTGACCACCGTCGGGCTTTTCATGCGGATCGTCGGTGGCCGCTCGGTCCGGCTGATGTGAGGGCGGGCTGATGCGAACCTATTTCAACGACCTTCCGAAAACCGCACTCGGCGCGTCCTATTGGATCTTCGCCGTCTATCTGGTCTTGCCGCTGGCGCTGATGACGGCGATGAGCTTCAAGGACGCGAACTTTATCGCTTTCCCGATCGGCAACTGGACGCTCTCCTGGTACGGCAAGGTGGTTCAGGACAAGCAGTTCCTCGAAGCCTCGCTCTATTCGATCGGCATAGCACTCGCCACCACGATCTCGGCGACGATCATCGGTGTCTGGATCGCACTGCTCGTGTCGGCGGAAAACATATGGGGCAAGGCGGTCATTTTCGCACTTGCCTGTCTGCCCGCCGTCGTGCCGGGGCTGATCAACGCGATCTCGATGCGCATCTTCATCCGCACCGTCGACATTCCGACCGGAACCTTCGCGATCATTCTGGCTCATGCGGTTCATGCCGTGCCGTTCGTCGTCATCATGGTTTTGACGCGGCTACGGTCGATGCCGGCAAACCTGGTGGATGCGGCGCGCGATCTCGGCGCCGATCCCTTCATCGCCTTCCTCCGCGTTACCATCCCCTATCTGATGCCGGCGCTCTTCGGCGGCATGATCTTTTGCGTGCTGACCAGCATCGACGACTTCGTCCGCACCTTCTTCCTCGGCGGCTACCAGCCGACGCTGCCCATGCTGATCTTTGCCAAGGTTCAAGGCGGCATGTCGCCGGAGATCAACGCCATGGCGACCATCGTGCTCGTCGTCACGACCGCCATCGGCCTCTATGCCGAGCATTTCACCCGCCGTTCCAGGAGCTGACGCAAATGCAGCCTGTCGTCCATTTCAAGAACGTCAACAAGTCCTATGGGGCGCTCACCGCCGTCGATGATCTCGATCTCGCGATCGCGCCCGGCCAGTTCGTCACGCTGCTCGGCCCATCCGGCTGCGGCAAGTCGACGACGCTGCGCATGCTCGGCGGCTTCGACAATCCGACTTCGGGGGAGATCTACCTCGAAGGCAAACCGATCTCGCACCTGCCGCCGAACAAGCGCAACGTCAATATCGTCTTCCAGGACTACGCGCTCTTCCCGCACCTGACGGTTGGCCGCAACATCGCCTTCGGCCTGGAATTGAAGGGTATGGAGAGCGCCGCGATCCACAAGCGGGTCACCGATCTTCTCTCCCTTGTCTCGCTCCAGGACCATGCCGAGCGGATGCCGGCGCAGCTTTCCGGCGGGCAGCGCCAGCGCGTGGCGCTGATGCGGGCACTGGCACCCGATCCGAACGTGCTCTTGCTCGACGAGCCGCTTTCGGCGCTTGACGCGAAGCTGCGCCAGCAGATGCAGATCGAGCTGAAGTCGATCCAGCAGAAGACCGGCAAGACCTTCATCTTCGTCACCCATGACCAGGAGGAAGCTCTCACCATGTCCGATGTCATCGTGGTGATGAACAAGGGCAGGATCGAGCAGATGGGCGGACCGGACGAGCTCTACGCCCGGCCGCGCAGCCGCTTCGTCGCGGATTTCATTGGTCAGAGCAACTTCCTCGAAGGCACGGTGACCTCGGTTTTCGATGGGGTCGCCGCGATCGAGTGGCGCGGCAATGTCGTGCACGCGGACGTGAACGGGACGTCACCGATCCCCGGAGACCACGCCACGATTGCTCTGCGTCCGGAGGCGGTTTTCTGCCTGTCGCGCAAGCCCGAGGACCGTCCGTCGTTGAAAGGGCGCATCGATCAGCGTGTCTTCAAGGGCGCCCACACGTCGCTGAGCGTCACGCTCGACAATGGCAGCACACTCGTGGCGCAGATCGATCCGGTGGCGCTTTCGCATATCGAAGGGGACGACGTCTGGGTGGGGTGGCGCGACCGCGATGCCGTCTTGCTGGCGAAGTGAAAGGAAGATCGGGTATGACCGACAGTCAAAAGCAGCAACGGCTTGCCACCCTCAATGCGCGGGTAAGGCAGGATCTGAGTTACCTCAACTATCCGCCGGCCAACTGGTCGAAGCCAGTCACCACCGCGGATGGCGAGCCCGTGAGCGATGTCGTCGTCATTGGCGGCGGCATGTGCGGGCTTGTCGCCTGGCATGCTCTGACGCGCGGCGGTATCGCCAATCTGCGCATCGTCGATCGCGCGCCGAAAGGCCAAGAGGGTCCCTGGGTTACCTATGCGCGCATGGAAACGCTGCGCTCACCGAAGATCCTCCTCGGCCCGGCACTTGGGGTTGCCTCCCTCAGCTTCCGCGCCTGGTTCACGGCACTCCACGGCGAGGCGGAATGGGAGGAGCTGTTCCGCATTCCGCGGCCGATGTGGATGGATTACCTGCGCTGGTACCGCGATGTCATGGACATCCCGGTGGAGAATGACACACACGTCACCCGCGTCGTGCCACGTGCCGACGGCCTGCTGGAACTTGAAATCGCCGATGGTGCAAAGCCTGCGCTCGTCACGCGCAAATTGGTGATGGCGACCGGTCGCGATGGGCTGGGCGAACCGACCATCCCTGACTTCGTCAAGGGCATGAAGCGGCATACCTCCTGGGCGCATTCGGCCGACGAAATCGACTTCGACCGGCTGAGGGGCAAACGCGTCGTCGTCATCGGCGTAGGCGCTTCGGCGGTCGATAATGCCGCCGAGGCGCTGGAGCAGGGGGCAGGGGAGGTGCGGCTTCTTGCCCGCCGCAAGGAGATGCCGACGGTCAACAAGCTGATGGGCATCGGCTCCTATGGCGTCACGGCAGGCTTTGCCGAGATCTCGCCCGAATGGCGTTGGCGACTGATGGATTATGCGGCAAAGCAGCAGACGCCGGCGCCACACAACTCGACGCTCCGCGTCAGCCGGCACCCGAACGCTCACTTCCACTTCGACTGCGGAATCCGCTCGATGAAGGAGGAGGACAGAGAAGTCGTCATCACCACCACCAGCGGCCGCATCTTCCGCACGGACTTCGTCATTCTAGGTACTGGCTTCTCCATCGATCCCTTGAGCCGCAGCGAGCTTGCCCCCTATCAGGACCAGATCGCCTGCTGGGAGGATCGGTATACGCCACCGGCAGGGGAGGACAACCCCGGACTTGGCCGCTTCCCCTGGCTGAACGGAGACTTCTCCTTCACCGAGAAGGAACCGGGAGCGGCCCCCTGGCTGAAGGACATCCACTGCTTCAACTACGGCGCATCCGTCAGTGTCGGCAAGGTCAGCGGCGACATCCCGGCCATCAGCGAGGGCGCCCTGTGGTTGGCGCGCGGGGTTGCCGCTTCGCTCTTCATTCGTGACGTCGACTACCATTGGGAAGCGCTGATCGCCTACGAAAAGCCGGAGCTCGACGGGACCGAATGGGTGGATGCCGACGCGCCGACGCCGGCACAGAAGACGGCCTGAACCTCCCGTGTTTCAGATGACAGGAAAACCAATGACCGCTCTACCGACCAATGACGTGATCGACACTGTTCTCGGACTCGATCGTTTCCCTGATCTCCAGGCGCTACGCCAACAACGGGCGAAGCTGAAGCACTTGAGCCAGACGAGCTATCAGGCCGCCCTCCGTCCTGCCGATCCGCGCAATTTCTCCTATGCGCTCAGAGCCGCGCTTGCGGCGCGCATGGCGGCACTCTGGAAGTCGCAGGAGCTTTCCGCGCATTTCCGGACGTTGCTCGAAAGCGAGGAGGGGGGATCCGCCCTTTTGCCGATCGCCGATCCCGGCCACGGAGCCATCGTTGCCGATCCGCGGCTTGACGCGATGCTGGCCCATGTCGACCTGGTGACGCTCTCCCCGAAGGAAGCGACGCGTGCCAATGTCGAAAAGCTTTCCGCAGCAGGTCTCGACGACCGGGACATCGTCACGCTCGCCGGTCTCATCGCCTTCGTCAACTATCAGGTGCTGGTGGTGGCCGGCCTCAAGATGCTGAGGGACAACTGAGATGTCGCAAGCCGTACACGAATTCACCGTCGAGGCGCTCGACTGGAAGCCCTATGTCAAGCCGGTCGATCTCAAGACCGCCACCCCCGAGCAGCTCGACGCGCTGAAGATCACGCCGTCCAACAAGAAGATTTCGGACTATGTGCTGGTTCTCGCCAACGAGCCGGAAACCCTGAAGGAGCGCACGCCGCTTTTCAACGACATCATGTATAGCGAGGGCGGGCTTTCCCGCGGTGGCCGCGAGATCGGCGCGCTTGCCGCATCCTTCGTCAACCACTGCATCTATTGCGCCTCGGTCCACGCGGCACGCTACATCCAGCTCGAAAAGCGGCCGGAGGTGGTGGACGAAATCTATGGCAGCGGCCTTGACGCGAACCTGCCGGAGTTCGAGCAGGCGCTATTCAATTTCGGCGTCGACCTGACAGCCCATCCCGACAATGTCGGCGCCTACCAGTTCTACCACTTGCGTGAGATCGGCCTCGATGATCTCGAGATCCTTGATCTCATCCATGCGGTCGCGATCTTCGGCTGGGCCAACCGGCTGATGCATACGCTCGGCGAACCACACCGGCTGGATTAAGTGAAACAAACGCCTTCGGACCAAGTGGACTTTACAGTCCGGCCCTTCGATATCGCGCACCGCGACGTGCTGCACATCGCGTTGCCGATGATGGTCGCCTATCTGTCGAGCCCACTCGTTGGGCTCGTCGCGACCGGCGTCATCGGTCAGTTACGCGACGAGGCTTTGATCGGCGGGGTTGCGCTTTCGACCGTCATCTTCGACGTCATCTTTGTCACCTTCAACTTCCTGCGCGGCGCGACCACGGGTTTCACCGCCCAGGCGCTGGGGGCCGGTGACAGGCGCGAAGAACAGCGCATGCTCGCAAGCGGCCTCATCATCGCGCTCGTGGCGGGGCTGGCGCTGCTTCTGCTCCAAAAGCCGATCGGCGCGCTTGGTCTTGCCGCCATGGGAGCGGAAGGGAAGGTGGCGGAGGCGGCTGCTACTTATTTTGCCTGGCGCGTGTGGTCGGCGCCCTTCGTGCTGTTCAATTTCGTGGTCTTCGGCTGGATCATCGGGCGCGGCGACGCACTCTGGGGCATGATCCTGCAAACCTTGCTGAATGCGCTCAATGCCGGCTTGAGCGTGCACTGGGTCCTCGGCCTCGGCTGGGGCGTTGCGGGTGTTGCGGCCGCCTCTCTCGTAGCCGAAGCCGTCACGGCGGTGGCGGGGCTCTATCTCATCTGGGCAAAGACCGACCGGAACGCGTGGAACCTTCCGGATCTGACGGCCTTTCGCAGGGCCTTTTCGGTCAATGGCGACATGATGATCCGCTCCTTCGCGCTGCTGATTGGGCTTTCCTTCTTCACCCGCCAGAGCGGCATGCTCGGTATCGAAGTTCTTGCCGCCAATACGATCCTTTTGCGCTTCTATTTCTTCGGCGTCGCCTTTCTCGATGGTGTGGCGACCGCAGCGGAGCAGCTCGCGGGTCGAGCGGTCGGCGCGCGCTACCGACCGGCATTCGACCGCGCGATTGGGTTGACGACAGTGTGGGGCTTCGTCTTCGCCGGTCTGGTGGCTCTCGCGCTACTTGCCGCCGGTGACTGGGTGATCGGCATCACCGCTCCGACAGAGAGCGTGTCCGCGCTTGCCCACGGCTACTTGCCCTACGTCGTCGCACTTCCGGTCTTCGGCATCGTCGCCTTTCAGATGGATGGCGTCTACATCGGCGCCACCTGGTCGCGGCAGATGCGAAACCTGATGGTGGCGTCTCTGGTGATCTACTTTGCGGCCTGGGCGATCCTGCAGCCTCTCTTCGGCAATGATGGACTGTGGATCGCACTGATCCTGTTCCAAAGTGCCCGCAGCGTTGCTTTCCGGCTCATGCTGCCGCGGTTGGCGGACCGCACGTTTCAGACCCAAACAGTAGCGCCTGGCTGATTGTACAGCTCAATTACGTGGAGTGGGCGGAGAGGGCGCAAGTCCACCGGTTCGGCTGGCATCTCACGCCCTGCCGGAGAGGGTATTCTATCTCCCGCCGACCTTCTCCGCGCATGCCTACTGCATCACGACGACGGCCTCGACTTCGAACAGCATCGCGTCGATTGCGAGCTTGGGAACCGGAACCAGCGTCTGTGCTGGGAGCGCCGTGCCGAAAATTTCCTTGACGTTCTCGGTCAGCACTCCGAGCTGTGCCATATCGTGATCCACCACGAAAATCGTCAGCTTGGCTACCTGATCCGGCCGGGCACCGAGCGCGTCGAGGGCGGTGCGCAAATTCGCATAGGCCTGTTTGACCTGGACGGCAAAATCCGGTGACAAAGCGCCGCTCCCGTCTTGGCCGCCCTGTCCGGAGATGTAGGCTACGCGCGCGCCGGGGGGCGTGACCACGGCGGTGCTATACCCATTCGGCGTCGGGTCGTGGAGGGTCTTGGGATTGACGATGCTCAGCTTGAGATTGTGCTCATTGGCTGTCGTCGTGGTGGGCACTCCGATGGTCATGATGATTAGGCCTCCGAAAAGCAGATGCTTGGCTGCATGTGACATGATCTTCTCGCTCCGAACGCCGTGAGCACCTGTCTCGCGGTCGGCTGGGTTTGTTCTAGACAGGTCACGGTTGGTTGACTCGTACGCTGTACGATTAAATTGCATCGTACAGCGTACGAGTCAACAGGTGTGGGTCGACATCGCCGGTGTTTCCGGTCAAATACGAATGACAGATTGACGGGGAAGGCGAATGGCAGCCAAGAGTGGCGGCGGAGCGAGGAAACAATCACAACGGATGAATGCGAAACGGCGATCCGGGCGGGAACCGCGCGGTGACGTATCGCTTTCTCTCGAACGTATTGTAAACAACGCCATCAATCTGCTGGACGACGAAGGCGTCGACGGAATGTCGATGCGCCGGCTTGCCGAGCGCTGTGGCTCTGGCGTGATGAGCCTCTATTGGCACATCGACACGAAGGAGGATGTTTTTGACCTCGCGCTTGACTCGGTGCTCGAATATTGCGGGCCTTCGGAAATGGGAGAGCCGCAAGACTGGCGCGCAGACGTCATTCATATGCTCGAAGACTGGCGCGCCAGCATGCTGCGTCATCCTTGGTCGGCATCGCTGTTGCCGCGCCGAGCCCTTGGTCCGAACGTCCTCCATCGCCTGGAACGGCTTGGCAGTGCCTTGTCCAGGGCCGGCGTCGCTGACGCAGATCTGAACGTTGTGATCTGGTCGCTTTGGAACCACGTCCTGGGCGCCACCATCACGCGCGCGAGCTTCGAATTCTCGGACGACGACAAGGCTGCCGCGCAGCAGCGCCTGACACAGCTCAGTGAACGCTATCCGACAATCGAGCGCTC
The nucleotide sequence above comes from Ensifer adhaerens. Encoded proteins:
- a CDS encoding NAD(P)-binding domain-containing protein, producing the protein MTDSQKQQRLATLNARVRQDLSYLNYPPANWSKPVTTADGEPVSDVVVIGGGMCGLVAWHALTRGGIANLRIVDRAPKGQEGPWVTYARMETLRSPKILLGPALGVASLSFRAWFTALHGEAEWEELFRIPRPMWMDYLRWYRDVMDIPVENDTHVTRVVPRADGLLELEIADGAKPALVTRKLVMATGRDGLGEPTIPDFVKGMKRHTSWAHSADEIDFDRLRGKRVVVIGVGASAVDNAAEALEQGAGEVRLLARRKEMPTVNKLMGIGSYGVTAGFAEISPEWRWRLMDYAAKQQTPAPHNSTLRVSRHPNAHFHFDCGIRSMKEEDREVVITTTSGRIFRTDFVILGTGFSIDPLSRSELAPYQDQIACWEDRYTPPAGEDNPGLGRFPWLNGDFSFTEKEPGAAPWLKDIHCFNYGASVSVGKVSGDIPAISEGALWLARGVAASLFIRDVDYHWEALIAYEKPELDGTEWVDADAPTPAQKTA
- a CDS encoding ABC transporter permease, translating into MLDTTTQPGPVGLSTAPHYAGWIGRAANSGLYRNTIGLLVDSRRVRLAVLAGVPLLWIAMLHIGPILQMANISLLANYPPQPDKSSEYTLANYGLFFSDRLYFLPFVRSLVFAAVVTISTLVIVYPVAYYVAKVVQPKNRMRALLLLLIPFWAGELIRTFSVIMLLANRGALNVLLREFGFIDRPIPMLYTFFSLSFGVIYLLALYMLLPLYSAIEKIPTPLIQAAADLGAGPFQRFRRVILPLSKDGIVSGCSLVYLTAVGVFAAPLLLGGPNSVIFPEVIATLFHGSNDKWPEGAAFSMIMLVVSLTTVGLFMRIVGGRSVRLM
- a CDS encoding ABC transporter permease, which produces MRTYFNDLPKTALGASYWIFAVYLVLPLALMTAMSFKDANFIAFPIGNWTLSWYGKVVQDKQFLEASLYSIGIALATTISATIIGVWIALLVSAENIWGKAVIFALACLPAVVPGLINAISMRIFIRTVDIPTGTFAIILAHAVHAVPFVVIMVLTRLRSMPANLVDAARDLGADPFIAFLRVTIPYLMPALFGGMIFCVLTSIDDFVRTFFLGGYQPTLPMLIFAKVQGGMSPEINAMATIVLVVTTAIGLYAEHFTRRSRS
- a CDS encoding CMD domain-containing protein, with the translated sequence MTALPTNDVIDTVLGLDRFPDLQALRQQRAKLKHLSQTSYQAALRPADPRNFSYALRAALAARMAALWKSQELSAHFRTLLESEEGGSALLPIADPGHGAIVADPRLDAMLAHVDLVTLSPKEATRANVEKLSAAGLDDRDIVTLAGLIAFVNYQVLVVAGLKMLRDN
- a CDS encoding MATE family efflux transporter, producing the protein MDFTVRPFDIAHRDVLHIALPMMVAYLSSPLVGLVATGVIGQLRDEALIGGVALSTVIFDVIFVTFNFLRGATTGFTAQALGAGDRREEQRMLASGLIIALVAGLALLLLQKPIGALGLAAMGAEGKVAEAAATYFAWRVWSAPFVLFNFVVFGWIIGRGDALWGMILQTLLNALNAGLSVHWVLGLGWGVAGVAAASLVAEAVTAVAGLYLIWAKTDRNAWNLPDLTAFRRAFSVNGDMMIRSFALLIGLSFFTRQSGMLGIEVLAANTILLRFYFFGVAFLDGVATAAEQLAGRAVGARYRPAFDRAIGLTTVWGFVFAGLVALALLAAGDWVIGITAPTESVSALAHGYLPYVVALPVFGIVAFQMDGVYIGATWSRQMRNLMVASLVIYFAAWAILQPLFGNDGLWIALILFQSARSVAFRLMLPRLADRTFQTQTVAPG
- a CDS encoding RidA family protein, which encodes MSHAAKHLLFGGLIIMTIGVPTTTTANEHNLKLSIVNPKTLHDPTPNGYSTAVVTPPGARVAYISGQGGQDGSGALSPDFAVQVKQAYANLRTALDALGARPDQVAKLTIFVVDHDMAQLGVLTENVKEIFGTALPAQTLVPVPKLAIDAMLFEVEAVVVMQ
- a CDS encoding ABC transporter ATP-binding protein — translated: MQPVVHFKNVNKSYGALTAVDDLDLAIAPGQFVTLLGPSGCGKSTTLRMLGGFDNPTSGEIYLEGKPISHLPPNKRNVNIVFQDYALFPHLTVGRNIAFGLELKGMESAAIHKRVTDLLSLVSLQDHAERMPAQLSGGQRQRVALMRALAPDPNVLLLDEPLSALDAKLRQQMQIELKSIQQKTGKTFIFVTHDQEEALTMSDVIVVMNKGRIEQMGGPDELYARPRSRFVADFIGQSNFLEGTVTSVFDGVAAIEWRGNVVHADVNGTSPIPGDHATIALRPEAVFCLSRKPEDRPSLKGRIDQRVFKGAHTSLSVTLDNGSTLVAQIDPVALSHIEGDDVWVGWRDRDAVLLAK
- a CDS encoding TetR/AcrR family transcriptional regulator, giving the protein MAAKSGGGARKQSQRMNAKRRSGREPRGDVSLSLERIVNNAINLLDDEGVDGMSMRRLAERCGSGVMSLYWHIDTKEDVFDLALDSVLEYCGPSEMGEPQDWRADVIHMLEDWRASMLRHPWSASLLPRRALGPNVLHRLERLGSALSRAGVADADLNVVIWSLWNHVLGATITRASFEFSDDDKAAAQQRLTQLSERYPTIERSRLLLDDDWCGTFRKGLDFLLDGLMPKR
- a CDS encoding peroxidase-related enzyme, which encodes MSQAVHEFTVEALDWKPYVKPVDLKTATPEQLDALKITPSNKKISDYVLVLANEPETLKERTPLFNDIMYSEGGLSRGGREIGALAASFVNHCIYCASVHAARYIQLEKRPEVVDEIYGSGLDANLPEFEQALFNFGVDLTAHPDNVGAYQFYHLREIGLDDLEILDLIHAVAIFGWANRLMHTLGEPHRLD